In Macadamia integrifolia cultivar HAES 741 chromosome 13, SCU_Mint_v3, whole genome shotgun sequence, one DNA window encodes the following:
- the LOC122058678 gene encoding putative pentatricopeptide repeat-containing protein At3g25970, which yields MFCIVRGVKKPFQCLHWKNGYACYSCMKPFLLPYESAVLHKVSISHCQAVKAGTITDTYTANNILNWYMKCEDVNHARYLFNEIHQRDSVTWNSMITGFVNQGDFKTAWEFLKTMKRGGFTLDQYTYGSILKGIASEDCLDLGLQVHAVIIKTDYAKNVFSGSALLDMYAKCKRIKDAHAVFRHISERNLVSWNSVIAGYAQISDHRTAFWLLYCMEREGLGPDEATFATLLTLLDDPELYRLTMQIHSKIIKHGWASDTIVCNAAITSYSECGSIEDSKSVFDGIEGAQDLVTWNSMLAAYVLHDCGTLAIELFIRMLVLGIEQDMYTYTSIISACFEKEQQSQGKSMHGLVIRKGFEQAIPISNSLIAMYLKFNDKSMEDALKHFHSMVFKDRVSWNTILTGFSQNGLSEDALKLFGQMRSADLEIDYYALSAVLRSCADLATLQLGQQVHSLALKLGFDSNGYVASSLTFMYSKCGVINDARKSFEATTKDSSITWNSIIFGYAQHGQGEMALDLFSEMQEKEVKPDHITFVAVLTACSHIGLVEKGSYFLRSMEADYGIPLRMEHYACGVDLFGRAGRLDEAKALIKSMPFEPDAMVWMTLLGACRLHGNIELASEVGRHLLALEPEEHCTYVILSNMYGRLGRWDERATVKRVMRDKGVWKVPGWSWIEVKNKVHAFNAEDRSHPQCEELYQRLGELMDEIQRLGYVASVECEMHDMDYAWMDSES from the coding sequence ATGTTCTGTATTGTGAGGGGGGTGAAGAAACCCTTTCAATGCCTCCACTGGAAAAACGGTTATGCTTGTTACTCATGCATGAAACCTTTTCTATTACCCTATGAAAGCGCAGTTTTACACAAAGTCTCCATATCCCATTGTCAGGCGGTCAAAGCAGGAACTATCACAGACACCTACACTGCCAACAACATCTTAAATTGGTACATGAAATGCGAAGATGTAAATCATGCTCGCTATCTGTTCAACGAAATTCACCAAAGAGATTCGGTTACTTGGAATTCGATGATTACAGGCTTTGTAAATCAAGGAGACTTTAAGACTGCTTGGGAGTTTCTGAAAACCATGAAGAGAGGGGGATTCACTTTGGATCAGTACACCTATGGAAGCATTCTGAAGGGAATTGCTAGTGAGGATTGCCTTGATCTCGGTTTACAAGTGCATGCAGTCATCATTAAGACTGATTATGCAAAGAATGTTTTCTCAGGAAGTGCACTTTTGGATATGTATGCAAAATGTAAGAGAATTAAAGATGCCCATGCTGTGTTCCGACACATATCGGAGCGTAACTTGGTCTCTTGGAATTCTGTCATTGCAGGGTATGCTCAGATTAGTGATCATAGGACTGCTTTTTGGCTACTTTATTGTATGGAAAGGGAGGGGCTAGGCCCTGATGAAGCGACTTTCGCTACCCTTCTTACCTTACTTGATGACCCTGAACTCTATAGATTAACTATGCAAATTCACTCTAAGATTATAAAACATGGGTGGGCATCTGACACAATTGTGTGCAATGCAGCAATCACGTCATATTCTGAGTGTGGAtccattgaagattccaaaagCGTGTTTGATGGTATTGAAGGAGctcaagatttggtgacatgGAATTCCATGCTGGCAGCATATGTTTTGCATGATTGTGGGACCCTTGCTATAGAACTCTTCATTAGAATGCTAGTGCTTGGGATTGAACAAGACATGTACACATACACTAGCATTATAAGTGCCTGTTTTGAGAAAGAACAGCAAAGCCAAGGAAAGTCCATGCATGGATTGGTAATTAGAAAAGGTTTCGAGCAAGCAATACCAATCTCTAATTCATTGATTGCGATGTATCTAAAATTTAATGACAAGTCCATGGAAGATGCATTAAAACATTTCCATTCTATGGTCTTCAAGGACAGGGTCTCTTGGAACACAATCTTGACTGGATTCTCACAGAATGGGTTGAGTGAAGATGCACTGAAGCTCTTTGGACAGATGCGATCTGCAGACCTTGAGATTGATTACTATGCCCTCTCTGCTGTACTTAGGTCTTGTGCAGATTTGGCAACTCTCCAATTGGGTCAACAGGTTCACAGCTTAGCCCTTAAGTTGGGCTTTGACTCAAATGGCTATGTTGCTAGTTCACTGACATTCATGTATTCCAAGTGTGGGGTCATCAATGACGCAAGGAAATCCTTTGAAGCAACCACCAAAGACAGCTCAATCACATGGAACTCAATAATATTTGGGTATGCACAGCATGGGCAAGGAGAAATGGCGCTTGATCTATTCTCTGAAATGCAGGAAAAGGAGGTGAAACCGGATCACATTACATTTGTTGCAGTTCTGACTGCATGTAGTCACATTGGTCTGGTAGAAAAAGGTTCATATTTTCTAAGATCCATGGAAGCTGATTATGGGATTCCACTGCGTATGGAGCATTATGCATGTGGGGTTGATCTTTTTGGGCGGGCCGGGCGTCTTGATGAGGCAAAAGCCTTGATCAAATCCATGCCATTTGAACCTGATGCAATGGTGTGGATGACTCTATTGGGTGCATGTAGGCTACATGGTAACATAGAACTTGCTAGTGAGGTAGGGAGGCACTTACTAGCACTAGAGCCAGAAGAGCACTGCACATATGTTATTCTTTCGAACATGTATGGCCGTCTTGGAAGGTGGGATGAAAGAGCTACAGTCAAGAGAGTCATGAGGGACAAAGGGGTGTGGAAGGTTCCTGGCTGGAGCTGGATTGAGGTGAAGAATAAGGTTCATGCATTCAATGCTGAGGATCGCTCACACCCACAATGTGAAGAGCTCTATCAGAGACTTGGAGAGCTGATGGATGAGATTCAGAGGTTAGGTTATGTTGCAAGTGTTGAGTGTGAGATGCATGATATGGATTATGCATGGATGGATTCTGAGTCATAG
- the LOC122059319 gene encoding pentatricopeptide repeat-containing protein At1g08070, chloroplastic-like encodes MLVLHSAHSSLRSKTLQPFFNRVNPPWITRHYSYSYSSFSISLLEKSQTTRQLNQILSQAITTGRFTDPFVSSKLLFSLSSSDLTSARILFSKISNPNIFAWNFMFRAYSCSSSPWESITLYNLMRQNDVLPDNYTFPFILKACSRAQYLEKGEEIHGLGLKLGFEFDVFVQNSLISMYSTCGVIETARRVFDLVPVWVRDLVSWNSMISGYLQRDFCGKALELFCEMKGGSSERPNELTAVSVITACARIGDLNLGRRVHGFVAVNGFVLDVFLVSSLIDMYTKFGRIVDAQNVFDRLQDRNVVCWTSMIAGYTQLGLFKEAMQLFREMQIENVMADEVAIACVASACGHLGALDQGKWVHAYCERNQIEMNLTVKNSLIDMYAKSGDINKALEIFHKLIRRDVFSWSVMISGLAMNGKSKEALDLFSGMLSSSEVRPNDVTFLGVLSACSQGGLVEMGTYYFNLMTRTYNLSPRIEHYGCMVDLLGRANLLAEAENLIRAMPIEPDAVIWRSLLFSCKINGNIELAEFAAERILELEPRKCGAHILLSNTYAAASRWSDVKRVRKGMYVHAIQKQPGCSFVEINGLIHEFFVADCTHPQTDIIYETIIAMHQLLQSEGYVPDTSDYLTMSWKEVD; translated from the coding sequence ATGCTCGTCTTACATTCTGCTCACAGCTCTCTCAGATCCAAAACCCTCCAACCCTTCTTCAACCGCGTAAACCCTCCATGGATCACTCGCCATTACTCTTACTCTTACTCTTCTTTCTCTATATCTCTTTTGGAAAAGTCCCAAACCACCCgtcaattaaatcaaatcctctcTCAAGCCATCACCACTGGCCGCTTCACAGACCCTTTTGTATCAAGTAagcttctcttctctctctcatcttctgaTCTCACCTCTGCTCGCATCCTCTTCTCAAAAATCTCAAACCCCAATATTTTCGCCTGGAATTTCATGTTCAGAGCTTACTCTTGTAGCTCTTCGCCTTGGGAATCGATCACTCTTTACAATTTGATGCGACAGAATGATGTTTTACCCGATAATTATACTTTCCCTTTCATCCTTAAAGCTTGCAGCCGAGCCCAATACCTCGAGAAGGGTGAAGAAATTCATGGGTTGGGTCTGAAATTGGGCTTTGAGTTTGATGTCTTTGTGCAGAACTCCCTTATTTCGATGTATTCAACTTGTGGTGTGATTGAAACCGCACGCAGGGTATTTGATTTGGTTCCTGTTTGGGTCCGAGATTTGGTGTCTTGGAACAGTATGATTTCAGGGTATTTGCAGAGGGATTTTTGTGGGAAAGCATTGGAATTGTTTTGTGAAATGAAAGGCGGTAGCTCAGAGAGGCCGAATGAGTTGACTGCAGTGAGTGTCATAACGGCTTGTGCAAGGATTGGAGACTTGAATTTAGGTAGGAGGGTTCACGGCTTTGTTGCAGTTAATGGGTTTGTTCTGGATGTTTTTCTGGTTTCATCTCTGATTGATATGTATACAAAATTTGGCCGCATAGTGGATGCGCAGAATGTGTTTGATAGATTGCAGGACAGAAATGTGGTCTGTTGGACTTCTATGATTGCAGGTTATACGCAGTTGGGCTTGTTTAAGGAAGCAATGCAGTTGTTTAGGGAGATGCAGATTGAGAATGTTATGGCAGATGAAGTGGCAATTGCTTGTGTTGCTTCTGCATGTGGGCATTTGGGTGCACTAGATCAGGGGAAGTGGGTGCACGCATACTGTGAAAGGAATCAAATCGAGATGAACCTTACTGTGAAGAATTCATTGATTGATATGTATGCAAAGAGTGGTGATATTAATAAGGCTCTTGAAATTTTTCATAAGTTGATTCGACGGGATGTGTTCTCATGGAGTGTTATGATTTCTGGGCTTGCCATGAATGGTAAGTCTAAAGAAGCCCTGGACTTGTTCTCTGGTATGTTATCGTCAAGTGAAGTTAGACCAAATGATGTCACATTTCTTGGGGTGCTATCCGCTTGTAGTCAGGGTGGGTTGGTGGAAATGGGTACTTACTATTTCAATTTGATGACCAGAACGTATAACCTCAGCCCTCGAATTGAGCACTATGGCTGTATGGTTGATCTTCTTGGACGTGCTAACCTTTTGGCAGAGGCAGAGAACCTTATCAGGGCAATGCCTATTGAGCCTGATGCTGTTATTTGGCGATCCCTGCTATTTTCATGTAAGATTAATGGGAATATTGAGTTGGCAGAGTTCGCTGCAGAGCGGATTCTGGAGTTGGAGCCCAGAAAATGTGGAGCTCATATTTTGTTGTCTAATACTTATGCTGCTGCCTCAAGGTGGAGTGATGTGAAGAGGGTTAGGAAAGGTATGTATGTTCATGCGATTCAAAAACAGCCAGGTTGCTCCTTTGTTGAAATTAATGGTCTCATTCATGAATTCTTTGTGGCGGACTGTACACACCCGCAAACTGATATCATATATGAAACCATTATTGCAATGCATCAACTATTACAATCAGAGGGATATGTCCCAGATACTTCTGATTATTTAACAATGAGTTGGAAGGAAGTTGATTAA